A DNA window from Stutzerimonas stutzeri contains the following coding sequences:
- a CDS encoding TIGR02647 family protein gives MSYTPELVAELDVLRQFNLENLQEGLKVHHDASPSTIAAFSRLHAKGLITQADGGYLTSLGRDAAEQAQTLLTILSETATA, from the coding sequence ATGTCGTACACCCCTGAGTTGGTCGCCGAACTGGACGTACTTCGCCAGTTCAATCTGGAAAACCTGCAGGAAGGGCTGAAGGTGCATCACGATGCCAGTCCTTCGACTATCGCTGCCTTTTCACGCCTGCACGCCAAGGGTCTGATCACCCAGGCCGATGGCGGTTATCTCACCAGCCTCGGTCGTGATGCGGCCGAACAAGCGCAAACGCTGCTCACCATCCTGTCGGAAACCGCCACGGCCTGA
- a CDS encoding cytochrome-c peroxidase, with the protein MARMVELHALGLFLLLASTTPAACTLTQEPGGKPDYACLRETYSRPSAQWPAPQVDGDVAWQELGPLPDRAPSPHGQPFSEARAALGEQLFFDPKLSRSGQIACASCHEPDLAFADGRKVSFGHDRQAGRRNSPSVVMSGFTQHPFWDGRAQGLEGQALMPVVDSLEMAFSIEELLMRLNADSTYRDRFAAVFGETTIQADMLRQALANYQRTLVRFARNTRFERFLRGQHDALDDRQLHGLHLFRTKARCMNCHHGATLSDDQFHNAGMTYYGRKYEDLGRYEVTGKVEDVGRFRTPSLRLVSKTGPWLHNGLFPDLMGVLNFYNVGMPRPKPTAAQRDDPLFPQTSPRFKALNLSSDELSALRSFLDAL; encoded by the coding sequence ATGGCGCGCATGGTGGAGTTGCATGCGCTTGGCCTGTTCCTGCTGCTGGCATCGACAACACCGGCAGCCTGCACATTGACGCAAGAGCCGGGCGGGAAACCGGATTACGCCTGCCTGCGGGAAACCTACAGCCGGCCGTCGGCGCAATGGCCGGCGCCCCAGGTGGACGGCGATGTCGCCTGGCAGGAACTGGGGCCGCTGCCCGACCGCGCGCCCTCGCCCCACGGGCAACCCTTTAGCGAAGCCCGCGCCGCACTCGGCGAACAGCTGTTCTTCGATCCGAAACTGTCGCGCTCCGGACAGATTGCCTGCGCATCCTGTCACGAGCCCGATCTCGCCTTCGCCGACGGCCGCAAGGTTTCGTTCGGCCACGACCGCCAGGCGGGACGGCGCAACTCGCCGAGCGTGGTGATGAGCGGCTTCACCCAGCACCCCTTCTGGGATGGCCGGGCGCAGGGTCTGGAAGGACAGGCGCTGATGCCGGTGGTCGACTCGCTGGAGATGGCCTTCAGCATCGAGGAGCTGCTGATGCGCCTGAACGCCGACTCAACCTATCGCGATCGCTTCGCCGCAGTATTCGGCGAAACGACCATCCAGGCCGACATGCTACGTCAGGCGCTGGCCAACTATCAGCGCACGCTGGTGCGCTTCGCCCGCAACACGCGCTTTGAGCGCTTCCTGCGTGGTCAGCACGATGCGCTGGACGACCGCCAACTGCACGGCCTGCATCTGTTCCGCACCAAGGCACGCTGCATGAACTGTCATCACGGCGCTACATTGAGCGATGACCAGTTCCATAACGCCGGCATGACCTATTACGGTCGCAAGTACGAAGATCTGGGGCGCTATGAGGTGACCGGCAAGGTAGAGGATGTGGGTCGGTTCCGTACCCCGTCGCTGCGCCTGGTAAGCAAGACCGGGCCATGGCTACACAACGGCCTGTTCCCTGATCTGATGGGCGTGCTCAATTTCTACAACGTAGGCATGCCCAGGCCAAAACCAACCGCCGCACAGCGGGACGACCCGCTCTTTCCGCAGACGTCGCCGCGCTTCAAGGCACTGAATCTCAGCAGCGATGAGCTAAGCGCCTTACGCAGCTTTCTCGACGCCTTATAA
- a CDS encoding sigma-70 family RNA polymerase sigma factor encodes MNEQGSRTDLFVNHRNALVDYAAPITGCRAEAEEVVQEAWLRFSQTQQNHLTQPLAYLYRIVRNLALDIARRAGNQRREEDAEQLFAGLPASTPSPEQHLCQQDELRRIAEALARLPERTRVAFEMHRLGGYTLQQIAAHLGISVGLAHQLVRTALSHCAAALDDESC; translated from the coding sequence GTGAACGAGCAAGGCAGCAGAACCGATCTGTTCGTCAACCATCGCAACGCCCTCGTTGATTACGCGGCTCCCATCACTGGCTGCCGAGCCGAAGCAGAGGAAGTCGTGCAGGAGGCCTGGCTCAGATTCAGCCAGACCCAACAAAACCACCTCACCCAGCCGCTGGCCTACCTTTATCGCATCGTGCGCAATCTGGCATTGGACATCGCGCGACGCGCCGGCAATCAGCGACGCGAAGAAGACGCCGAACAGCTGTTCGCGGGGCTGCCGGCCAGTACACCGTCGCCGGAACAGCATCTTTGTCAGCAGGACGAACTGCGCCGGATCGCCGAGGCGCTGGCGCGATTGCCGGAGCGAACCCGCGTGGCATTCGAAATGCACCGCCTGGGCGGTTATACGTTGCAGCAGATCGCTGCTCACCTGGGTATTTCCGTCGGCCTGGCCCACCAACTCGTGCGTACTGCCCTCAGTCACTGCGCAGCGGCACTGGACGACGAGTCATGCTGA
- the rnk gene encoding nucleoside diphosphate kinase regulator, which produces MTSAPPIILTQLDLQRLERLLDSLDDYGPAAEALEQELSRAQIVERSEMPAGVVTMNSRVHCLDEGTGKEYHLTLVYPHDAGKEGTVSVLAPVGTALLGMSVGQHIDWPTPAGKIIKLTLLAIEYQPEAAGDPF; this is translated from the coding sequence ATGACCAGTGCACCGCCGATCATCCTTACCCAACTCGATCTGCAGCGCCTTGAGCGGCTGCTCGACAGCCTTGACGACTACGGTCCGGCTGCCGAAGCGCTCGAGCAGGAACTGTCGCGGGCGCAGATCGTGGAACGCAGCGAGATGCCTGCGGGCGTCGTGACCATGAACTCGCGGGTGCATTGCCTCGATGAGGGAACTGGCAAGGAATATCACCTGACGCTGGTCTACCCGCACGATGCCGGCAAGGAAGGCACCGTATCGGTCCTGGCGCCGGTCGGCACCGCGCTGCTGGGCATGAGCGTCGGCCAGCACATCGACTGGCCAACCCCGGCCGGCAAGATCATCAAGCTGACCCTGCTCGCCATCGAGTATCAGCCTGAAGCGGCTGGCGATCCGTTCTGA
- a CDS encoding FecR family protein, with protein sequence MSNTPRQDPHWNSAMEWLLWLQESPDDPELRAACEAWKRASPANARAWQRAARVWHLSGQLPSSSRNRWPGSRRRRSAVFTTAVAACLALLMVLLPTPQGAIDNPHGGLRKLVLEDGSRIWLKGGSSIRPHFNATHRQLDLLEGEIFLDVTTDPARPFIVHAADSNVEVTGTAFTVALDGTTLDVAVAHGSVRVENPQRATVLKQGQRLRLNTDAGLRRRTAIAPTHVAAWRHGQLIAADQPISEVVDQLRSYHQGWILLRDDSLAAERVTGLYNLNDPQAALEALVQPHGGRVQRWSPFVLVIDR encoded by the coding sequence ATGAGCAATACACCTCGCCAGGACCCTCATTGGAACTCAGCCATGGAGTGGCTGCTTTGGCTGCAGGAATCACCCGATGACCCAGAATTGCGTGCGGCCTGCGAGGCATGGAAGCGCGCGTCACCTGCCAACGCCCGAGCCTGGCAGCGGGCCGCGCGCGTCTGGCATCTCAGCGGCCAGCTGCCATCCTCCAGCCGGAACCGCTGGCCGGGCAGTCGTAGACGTCGATCTGCCGTATTCACAACGGCTGTGGCAGCCTGCCTTGCGCTGCTGATGGTATTGCTGCCAACGCCCCAGGGCGCCATTGATAACCCTCACGGTGGACTGCGCAAGCTGGTGCTGGAGGACGGCAGCCGCATCTGGCTGAAGGGCGGCAGCTCCATTCGGCCACACTTCAACGCGACGCATCGGCAACTGGATCTTCTCGAAGGCGAAATATTCCTCGACGTCACGACTGACCCAGCGCGCCCTTTCATCGTGCATGCCGCTGACAGCAACGTTGAAGTTACCGGCACCGCATTTACGGTCGCCCTTGATGGCACCACGCTAGACGTGGCGGTTGCACACGGTTCGGTTCGGGTCGAGAACCCGCAGCGCGCCACCGTGCTCAAGCAAGGCCAACGCCTGCGGCTGAACACTGATGCGGGCTTGCGCAGACGCACGGCCATAGCCCCGACACATGTTGCAGCCTGGCGCCACGGCCAGCTGATCGCAGCAGACCAGCCGATCAGCGAGGTGGTGGACCAGCTCCGCTCGTACCATCAGGGCTGGATTCTGCTCAGGGACGATAGCCTCGCCGCTGAGCGCGTTACCGGGTTGTACAACCTGAACGATCCCCAAGCCGCTCTCGAAGCCTTGGTCCAGCCACATGGTGGTCGTGTACAGCGCTGGTCACCCTTCGTTTTGGTCATTGATCGCTGA
- the cyaY gene encoding iron donor protein CyaY, whose protein sequence is MSLSEARYHDLIDAVQESVEDVFDDTSMDIDLENSAGVLTVRFANGSQLILSRQPALRQLWVAARSGGFHFDYDEGSQLWLCDASGERLGELLTRVTLEQGGEAMEFEDI, encoded by the coding sequence ATGAGCCTGAGTGAAGCCCGTTATCACGATCTGATCGATGCTGTGCAGGAGAGTGTCGAGGACGTATTCGATGACACCAGCATGGACATCGACCTGGAAAATTCCGCTGGTGTGCTGACTGTGCGTTTCGCCAACGGTAGCCAGCTGATCCTGAGCCGTCAGCCTGCGCTGCGTCAGTTGTGGGTCGCGGCTCGCTCCGGCGGCTTTCATTTCGACTACGACGAGGGCAGCCAGCTGTGGCTGTGCGATGCCAGCGGCGAACGCCTCGGTGAACTGCTGACGCGGGTGACGCTGGAGCAGGGTGGCGAAGCCATGGAGTTCGAGGATATCTGA
- a CDS encoding TonB-dependent receptor — MSPRAPAHHHQPVFQSLFGAAVLAGLLAHGPAAADTTPALQQQARHYDIPSQPLSAALIDFGQQANMQVSADSRLLSDKYSGAVQGTLTLELALQRLLGGTGLIWHLSPNGALNLEPEPSRAAPSERPMQFDDVVVLAEQQRKQGDTVIDRRTIEALPAGNGDITSLLRTHPNVQFDDSQLSSKTPGEIDPADISINGAKYWQNLYLVDGISMNNDIDPVADNPVSMTDVPGRSQGMALDTDLLEEIRILDSNVPAAFGGFNGGVVEAITRKPRKELQGKVSLQMARSEWTEYHIDETQEEDFQNSSSAANQPEFDKLITRGTLEGHLTDNFGLLANFSRKTSTIPLKGYNGNYSTPEEGMDKEQKRQIDNYFVKASWQVNDALEMNLSLTHAPQVNEYFIVNARDSSTRIQSGGDMLNWRIDWEGTLAKVSNTLLWNRLENSRDSEKDYYKGWYWSETTNWSSSTPTTRLSAEGSYGDIEQQQTTHGYKLNADWTAFRLLGLDHRMQSGLELSQQNTYYKRLEQFQYGSLLRATSSCIESDWCSMGYTPNFSSPAQAFTRLNTYEAGKIEFDTRAWALFLQDEMKVGRLTLRPGLRLDGDDYMEQKTLAPRFAMELDVFGNGRTRIIAGANRYYGRSMGAYRLYDGRAALQTTQTRANGSKEWSAPIRTANASKFSQLDIPYDDELTLGLEQIWWDTRFAFKYVNRKGRDQIIRTQGRYLDQPTSNPNELSTSYYTYANLGSSETDVYTLSIAPLHDLELLGTRTHAELAVDWTDVTSSHEDYSTAVSEALLEDPLIQYDGAIMRYSERPADNFNRPWTVRLTTITDIPQLNLSWSNFLRYRDGYRRIADTGQNTLHNGAPIDIWAEQAFAAALVWDTRLAWEQPTGGSQAIFVNLDVSNLLDEVVVSSVTSSGVPTYEIGRQFMVEVGYRF, encoded by the coding sequence GTGAGTCCGCGCGCCCCAGCCCACCACCATCAACCTGTTTTCCAAAGCCTGTTTGGCGCCGCCGTGCTGGCCGGGCTGCTAGCCCATGGACCCGCCGCGGCGGACACAACGCCAGCCTTACAACAGCAGGCGCGGCACTACGATATTCCTTCTCAACCATTGTCCGCAGCGCTGATCGACTTCGGCCAGCAGGCCAACATGCAAGTCAGCGCCGACAGCCGGCTGCTAAGCGACAAATACTCTGGGGCGGTACAGGGCACGCTCACTCTGGAGCTGGCCCTGCAACGTTTACTTGGCGGCACAGGACTGATCTGGCACCTCAGCCCCAACGGCGCACTCAATCTCGAACCGGAACCCTCTCGCGCAGCACCCTCCGAGCGCCCCATGCAATTCGACGACGTCGTCGTACTGGCCGAGCAGCAGCGCAAACAGGGCGATACGGTAATCGACCGGCGCACCATCGAGGCGCTACCTGCGGGCAATGGCGACATCACCAGCCTGCTGCGAACACATCCGAATGTGCAGTTCGATGACAGCCAGTTGAGCAGCAAGACCCCAGGTGAGATCGACCCGGCCGATATCAGCATCAACGGCGCGAAGTACTGGCAGAACCTCTATCTGGTCGATGGCATCAGCATGAACAACGACATCGATCCGGTAGCCGATAACCCGGTGAGCATGACCGATGTGCCCGGCCGCAGTCAGGGCATGGCCCTGGACACTGACCTTCTAGAAGAGATTCGTATCCTCGACAGTAACGTGCCAGCCGCTTTTGGCGGTTTCAATGGCGGTGTGGTCGAGGCCATCACGCGCAAACCGCGCAAGGAACTGCAGGGCAAAGTTTCGCTACAGATGGCGCGGTCGGAATGGACCGAATATCACATCGACGAAACCCAGGAGGAGGACTTTCAGAATTCATCGAGCGCGGCAAACCAACCGGAATTCGACAAGCTGATTACCCGCGGCACATTGGAAGGCCATTTGACCGACAACTTCGGCTTGCTGGCGAACTTCTCGCGGAAAACCTCGACCATCCCGCTCAAAGGCTACAACGGCAACTACAGCACCCCTGAAGAGGGCATGGACAAAGAGCAAAAACGCCAGATCGACAACTACTTCGTCAAGGCCAGCTGGCAAGTGAACGACGCTCTGGAAATGAACCTGAGTCTGACGCACGCGCCGCAGGTCAATGAGTACTTCATCGTCAACGCGCGAGACTCATCGACGCGCATCCAATCCGGCGGCGACATGCTCAACTGGCGCATCGACTGGGAAGGTACGTTGGCCAAGGTCAGCAATACCTTGCTCTGGAATCGCCTGGAGAACTCGCGAGATAGCGAGAAGGACTATTACAAGGGCTGGTACTGGTCGGAAACCACCAACTGGAGCTCCAGCACCCCCACCACCCGGCTCAGCGCCGAGGGGAGCTACGGCGATATCGAACAGCAGCAGACCACCCACGGCTACAAGCTGAACGCGGACTGGACAGCGTTTCGTCTGCTGGGCCTAGACCACCGCATGCAGAGCGGCCTGGAGCTATCGCAACAGAACACCTACTACAAGCGGCTCGAACAGTTCCAGTACGGCTCGCTGCTGCGCGCCACCAGCAGCTGCATCGAGAGCGACTGGTGTTCGATGGGCTATACGCCGAACTTCTCTTCGCCCGCCCAGGCCTTCACCCGTCTGAACACCTATGAAGCCGGCAAGATCGAGTTCGATACCCGCGCCTGGGCTCTGTTTCTACAGGACGAAATGAAGGTCGGCAGGCTGACGCTGCGACCCGGCCTACGCCTGGATGGCGACGACTACATGGAGCAGAAAACCCTCGCTCCGCGCTTCGCCATGGAATTGGACGTGTTCGGCAACGGCCGTACCCGCATCATTGCCGGAGCCAACCGCTACTACGGTCGCAGCATGGGCGCTTACCGCCTATATGACGGACGCGCCGCACTGCAAACCACCCAGACCCGCGCCAACGGCAGCAAGGAGTGGTCCGCACCGATCCGCACAGCCAATGCCAGCAAATTCAGCCAGCTGGACATTCCTTACGATGACGAGCTGACCCTCGGACTGGAGCAGATATGGTGGGACACACGTTTCGCCTTCAAGTACGTCAACCGCAAGGGTCGCGACCAGATCATCCGCACCCAGGGCCGATATCTCGATCAGCCCACCAGCAACCCGAACGAGCTGAGCACCAGCTATTACACCTACGCGAACCTGGGCAGTAGCGAAACCGACGTCTACACGCTGAGTATCGCCCCGCTGCACGATCTCGAACTGCTCGGGACGCGCACCCATGCCGAACTCGCGGTCGACTGGACCGACGTGACGAGCTCGCATGAGGACTACTCGACCGCAGTCAGCGAGGCACTACTGGAAGATCCGCTGATCCAGTACGACGGCGCAATCATGCGCTACTCCGAGCGTCCGGCGGACAACTTCAATCGCCCCTGGACGGTACGCCTGACCACCATCACCGACATTCCGCAGCTGAACCTCAGCTGGAGCAATTTCCTCCGTTACCGGGATGGCTATCGTCGCATCGCCGATACGGGCCAGAACACGCTGCACAACGGCGCGCCAATCGATATCTGGGCAGAACAGGCCTTCGCCGCTGCTCTGGTCTGGGACACGCGCCTGGCCTGGGAACAGCCAACAGGCGGCAGCCAGGCGATCTTCGTCAACCTGGATGTCAGCAATCTGCTGGACGAAGTGGTGGTCAGCTCGGTGACCAGCAGCGGCGTGCCGACCTACGAGATCGGCCGGCAGTTCATGGTCGAAGTCGGCTACCGCTTCTGA
- the lptM gene encoding LPS translocon maturation chaperone LptM produces MKRLLLPFIALAVFAAALSGCGQKGPLYLPDDEQAVKERSKDRFEL; encoded by the coding sequence ATGAAGCGTCTCCTGCTTCCCTTCATTGCTCTCGCCGTCTTCGCCGCCGCGCTCAGCGGTTGCGGCCAGAAAGGTCCGTTGTACCTACCGGATGACGAGCAAGCCGTCAAAGAACGTTCCAAAGATCGTTTCGAACTCTAA
- a CDS encoding class I adenylate cyclase has protein sequence MIHSQHIHPILEEGIDRKVLATLRARFLAVNSARLERTLQAMSTRQQQVLRLLPLLFHVNHPILPGYVSATTPAGLANFEPDAELLAEAQRLTRSFAYKPVRGKSPQPILGLFLMGSLGTVAQDEHSDLDVWVCHAPELDARQTAELRRKCEQLQAWAESQGSEAHFFLVDPQRFTQGQRDAQLTSDDCGTTQHYLLLDEFYRTALWLGGRTPLWWLVPDYEEHRYDEYVATLLAKRFVRGDDVLDLGHLGEVPPGEFVGAGLWQLYKAISAPYKSLFKLLLVEVYASRYPQLRCLALDFKQAIYQGRIELNELDPYIAAYQAIERYLSDRGDPERLELARRCLYLKVNRPLSRPPINRNKSWQRTLLENLTRGWHWDERQLALLDNRSHWKVRQVSQERRALVNELTYGYRFLSDFTRRLQATSPLTSRDLGVLGRRLYAAIERKAGKVEVVNLGISPDMAEDSLTLVHDYDAAGNVRWSLYQGQLTAQELPNFAPLKRSRELVALLAWCHRNGIVDGGTHLSLFPGDSGLSEAELFAIFSDLRRSLPMPLSQVDEEALLAASRPSRILLLVNVGMDPTRDIAGLANGEHSSLMTIAPENLVLSVDQVTLNSWNEMLVTRFEGPKALALCLRDFLDSLEPTASVPLLQVFCFARNRGLPVARRVEQIFEEAQQSVSDAPRGRYLLQIRQHFHMFQRSANDLRLTNLTDRPALLEHLGEAHHDFSPLRLDRAALEGDDLALMLAQGRPGCLQVFYRVAGETAELSVLDECNALWHQQFRYHDERTLLRPLMRFLESMLFRRNAQQAGQVPELVDTTILFYRIHSGHGAQPAQLERRPPPQGEINDPFYDVQAIVEAAEGGRSQVTLYCNQQEFSGLEYGAELFAAAARTIISRRRENQRYPCYITDLDLTGLHGGGRSQTVQYLRYKSRLEAALNAAIES, from the coding sequence ATGATCCACTCCCAGCATATCCATCCGATTCTCGAAGAAGGCATTGATCGCAAGGTGCTGGCCACGCTGCGCGCGCGTTTTCTCGCGGTTAACAGCGCACGCCTGGAGCGCACGCTGCAGGCCATGTCCACGCGACAGCAGCAGGTTCTCCGGCTTCTGCCTTTGCTGTTCCACGTCAATCATCCGATCCTGCCAGGCTATGTTTCGGCAACCACGCCTGCCGGGCTCGCCAATTTCGAACCGGATGCCGAGCTGCTGGCCGAAGCACAACGCCTGACCCGCTCGTTCGCCTATAAACCGGTGCGCGGGAAATCACCGCAGCCGATCCTCGGCCTGTTTCTGATGGGCAGCCTGGGCACCGTGGCACAGGACGAACACAGCGATCTGGACGTCTGGGTTTGCCATGCGCCGGAACTGGACGCTCGACAGACCGCGGAACTGCGCCGTAAATGTGAGCAGCTACAAGCCTGGGCCGAGAGCCAGGGCAGCGAAGCACACTTCTTCCTGGTCGACCCGCAGCGCTTCACTCAGGGCCAACGCGACGCGCAACTGACCTCCGATGACTGCGGCACCACTCAGCATTACCTGCTGCTGGACGAGTTCTACCGCACCGCCCTGTGGCTCGGCGGACGCACGCCGCTGTGGTGGCTGGTGCCCGACTACGAGGAGCACCGCTACGACGAGTACGTGGCAACGCTGCTGGCCAAACGCTTCGTGCGCGGAGACGATGTGCTCGACCTGGGCCACCTCGGTGAAGTGCCACCGGGAGAGTTCGTCGGTGCCGGGCTATGGCAGCTCTACAAGGCCATCAGCGCGCCGTACAAGTCCCTGTTCAAATTACTGCTGGTGGAGGTCTATGCCAGTCGATATCCACAGTTGCGCTGTCTGGCGCTGGATTTCAAACAGGCCATCTATCAGGGCCGAATCGAGCTCAACGAACTTGACCCTTATATCGCGGCCTACCAAGCCATCGAGCGCTATCTGAGTGATCGCGGCGATCCAGAGCGCCTGGAGCTGGCCAGGCGCTGCCTGTATTTGAAGGTCAATCGCCCGCTTAGCCGACCCCCGATCAATCGCAACAAGAGCTGGCAACGCACATTGCTCGAAAACCTGACCCGCGGCTGGCACTGGGACGAGCGGCAGTTGGCGTTACTTGATAACCGTAGCCACTGGAAGGTGCGCCAGGTCAGCCAGGAGCGCCGCGCACTGGTAAACGAACTGACTTACGGTTATCGCTTCCTAAGCGATTTCACCCGTCGCCTGCAGGCGACCAGCCCGCTCACCAGCCGCGATCTCGGTGTACTCGGCCGCCGCCTGTATGCCGCCATCGAACGCAAGGCCGGCAAAGTGGAAGTGGTCAATCTCGGCATCTCGCCAGATATGGCCGAAGACAGCCTGACCCTGGTCCATGACTACGACGCTGCGGGTAACGTGCGCTGGTCGCTCTACCAAGGCCAGCTCACGGCGCAGGAACTGCCTAATTTCGCCCCACTGAAACGCTCCCGCGAACTGGTCGCACTGCTCGCCTGGTGTCATCGCAACGGCATCGTGGACGGCGGCACCCATCTGTCGCTGTTCCCTGGTGATAGCGGCCTCAGCGAAGCGGAGCTGTTCGCAATTTTCAGCGATCTGCGCCGCTCCCTGCCGATGCCCCTGAGTCAGGTCGATGAAGAGGCGCTGCTGGCAGCAAGCAGGCCAAGCCGCATCCTGCTGTTGGTCAATGTGGGAATGGACCCCACCCGGGATATTGCGGGGCTCGCGAACGGAGAGCACTCAAGCCTGATGACCATAGCGCCGGAGAACCTGGTTTTGAGCGTGGATCAGGTCACGTTGAACAGCTGGAACGAGATGCTGGTGACCCGTTTCGAAGGACCGAAGGCGCTCGCCCTGTGCCTGCGCGACTTCCTGGACAGTCTCGAACCCACTGCGTCAGTACCGCTGCTGCAGGTGTTCTGCTTTGCGCGCAATCGCGGGCTGCCCGTTGCCCGGCGAGTCGAGCAGATCTTCGAGGAGGCGCAGCAAAGCGTTTCCGACGCGCCCCGGGGGCGCTACCTGCTACAGATCCGCCAGCATTTCCACATGTTCCAGCGCAGCGCGAACGACCTGCGCCTGACCAACCTGACCGACCGCCCAGCACTGCTTGAGCACCTAGGCGAAGCCCATCATGATTTTAGTCCGCTGCGACTTGATCGTGCGGCGCTGGAGGGTGATGACCTGGCGCTGATGCTTGCGCAGGGGCGCCCGGGCTGCTTGCAGGTGTTCTATCGCGTCGCAGGCGAAACCGCCGAACTCAGCGTACTCGATGAGTGCAACGCGCTATGGCACCAGCAATTTCGCTATCACGACGAACGCACATTGCTGCGCCCACTGATGCGTTTCCTCGAATCGATGCTGTTTCGGCGCAACGCGCAGCAGGCTGGTCAGGTGCCGGAACTGGTCGACACGACGATCCTGTTCTATCGCATTCACTCCGGCCATGGCGCGCAACCAGCGCAGCTCGAACGCCGCCCGCCGCCGCAGGGCGAGATCAATGATCCGTTCTATGATGTGCAGGCGATTGTGGAAGCCGCCGAAGGTGGGCGCTCGCAGGTCACGCTCTACTGCAATCAGCAGGAGTTTTCCGGCCTGGAGTACGGCGCCGAACTCTTTGCCGCCGCGGCGCGCACCATCATCTCGCGCCGACGCGAGAACCAACGTTATCCCTGCTATATAACCGATCTCGATCTCACCGGCCTGCACGGCGGTGGCCGCAGCCAGACGGTGCAATACCTGCGTTACAAGTCACGCCTGGAAGCCGCGCTGAATGCCGCAATAGAATCGTAA
- the lysA gene encoding diaminopimelate decarboxylase, which yields MEAFSYRDGQLFAEGVALPALAQRFGTPTYVYSRAHIEAQYRAYADALDGMPHLVCFAVKANSNLGVLNVLARLGAGFDIVSRGELERVLAAGGQPDRIVFSGVGKTRDDMRRALEVGVHCFNVESTDELERLQQVAAELGTKAPVSLRVNPDVDAGTHPYISTGLKENKFGIDIDNAETAYARAAELPNLEVVGVDCHIGSQLTSLPPFLDALDRLLALVDRLAERGIQIRHLDLGGGLGVRYRDEQPPLAGDYIQAVRQRIEGRGLALVFEPGRSIVANAGVLLTRVEYLKHTAHKDFAIVDAAMNDLIRPALYQAWMNVIAVQPHEGDTRRYDIVGPICETGDFLAKDRELTLAEGDLLAVCSAGAYGFVMSSNYNTRGRAAEVLVDGDQAFEVRRRESVQELYAGESLLPT from the coding sequence ATGGAGGCCTTCTCGTACCGCGACGGTCAACTCTTCGCGGAAGGCGTGGCACTGCCCGCACTTGCGCAACGCTTCGGCACCCCGACCTATGTCTATTCCCGCGCGCACATCGAAGCCCAGTATCGGGCCTATGCCGATGCGCTGGATGGCATGCCACATCTGGTCTGTTTTGCCGTCAAAGCCAATTCCAACCTAGGCGTGCTGAATGTGCTGGCGCGCCTAGGTGCGGGCTTCGATATCGTTTCGCGCGGTGAGCTGGAGCGCGTGCTGGCCGCCGGTGGGCAGCCGGACCGTATCGTCTTCTCCGGCGTTGGCAAGACCCGCGACGACATGCGCCGTGCGCTGGAAGTCGGCGTGCACTGCTTCAACGTGGAATCCACCGATGAGCTGGAGCGCCTGCAGCAGGTCGCCGCCGAGCTCGGCACAAAGGCGCCGGTGTCGCTACGGGTCAATCCAGACGTCGATGCCGGCACCCACCCGTACATTTCCACAGGCCTGAAAGAGAACAAGTTCGGCATCGATATCGACAACGCCGAGACGGCCTATGCCCGTGCAGCCGAGCTGCCGAACCTGGAAGTGGTCGGCGTCGATTGCCACATCGGTTCGCAGCTGACCAGCTTGCCGCCCTTCCTCGATGCCCTCGACCGCCTGCTGGCGTTGGTCGATCGCTTGGCGGAACGCGGCATCCAGATCCGTCACCTGGATCTGGGCGGCGGCCTCGGCGTGCGTTACCGCGACGAGCAGCCACCGCTGGCCGGTGACTACATCCAGGCCGTACGTCAGCGTATCGAAGGCCGCGGGCTGGCGCTGGTGTTCGAACCGGGCCGTTCCATCGTCGCGAATGCCGGCGTATTGCTGACCCGCGTGGAATACCTCAAGCACACCGCGCACAAGGATTTCGCCATCGTCGATGCAGCGATGAACGACCTGATCCGTCCAGCCCTGTATCAGGCCTGGATGAATGTCATCGCGGTGCAACCGCACGAAGGCGATACACGTCGTTACGACATCGTCGGTCCGATCTGCGAAACCGGTGATTTCCTCGCCAAGGATCGTGAGCTGACCCTGGCCGAAGGCGATCTGCTGGCAGTGTGTTCGGCTGGCGCCTACGGCTTCGTCATGAGCTCCAACTACAACACCCGCGGCCGCGCCGCCGAGGTGCTGGTGGACGGTGACCAGGCGTTTGAAGTGCGCCGTCGCGAGAGCGTTCAGGAGCTATACGCCGGCGAAAGCCTGCTGCCCACTTGA